The Verrucomicrobiota bacterium genome includes the window GCGAAACCTTCGTCAAGATTGAGGACAACGTGCGGGGCGATGATGTCTTCCTGGTGCAATCCACCAGCCCGCCCGCCAATCATAACTTGATGGAAATGTTCATCATTATTGATGCCTTGCGTCGGGCCAGCGCCAAACGCATCACGGCGGTGATTCCCTTTTACGGTTATGCGCGCCAGGACCGCAAGGATCAGCCGCGCGTGCCCATTACCGCCAAGTTGGTGGCCAACCTGCTGGTGGCGGCGGGGGCCAACCGGATTCTCACCATGGACCTGCATGCCCAGCAAATTCAGGGTTTCTTCGACATTCCCGTGGATCACCTCTACGCCGCGCCGGTGATGTATAACTATATTCAGAGCAAAAATATTAGTAAGTTGGTAGTGGCCAGCCCGGATGTGGGCGGGGTCAAGATGGCGTACGCGTATGCGCAGGTGCTGGAGACAGACCTGGCCATTGTGGCCAAACGCCGCACCAGCGCCTACGAAGTCGAGTCCATGGCGGTCATCGGCAGTGTGCGCAACAAGAATGTGCTGTTGGTGGATGACCTCACGGAAACGGCCGGCACTCTGACGGCGGCCGCGGCTTTGCTGCGCAAAAAAGGCGCGGGGAAAATTTTCGCCTGTGTCTCCCATGCCATCCTCAACGATGTCGGGGTGAAAAGATTGCAAAAATCAGATATTGACGAACTGATTACGACTGATAGTGTTTGCCGCCCCGCCGTCAAGGGCGTGAATATTGTTACGCTGTCGGTGGCGGGGTTGCTGGGTGAGGCGATCAAGCGCATTGCCGGCAATCAGTCGGTAACGTCGCTATTTGAGTTTAAAGGCGGGCGTACCAGCTAGGCTGGCGTCCGTATGATGTTTTTTAACGAGCCATGAAATCTGTGTCATTAACTGCGTACCCGCGCTCCTTGGAGCGCCGGGGCGGAACAAAGAAACTGCGTACCACCGGACGTGTGCCGGCGGTTATTTACGGTCGCCAGACCCAACCGCAAAACCTGGAAATTAAGAGCAAGGAGATTGAAGACTTGCTCCATCATTCCGTGTCTGAAAACTTGCTGCTGGATTTGGCGGTCGAGGGCGATGCCCGCGCCAAACGCTTGGCGATGTTGCGGGAAGTCCAGCACCATCCCTTGAGTGGCAAGATTTTGCACGTGGATCTCCATGAAGTGCTGGAGACCGAAAAGGTCACCGCGCAGGTGCCGGTGGAAACCACGGGCGAAGCGGCCGGCGTCAAGAATGGCGGCGGCATCCTCGAGCACGTGTTGTTCAAGCTGAAGGTGCGCGCGCTGCCCAAGGATTTGCCGGAAACCATTGTGATTGATGTGTCACACCTTGAAATTGGCAAAGCGGTGCATATCGGCGAGGTTAAAGCGCCAGCGGGCGTGGAAATCCTGGGCGATA containing:
- a CDS encoding ribose-phosphate pyrophosphokinase; translated protein: MKIFSGNSNLPLARAICASIGVELGKCTISAFPDGETFVKIEDNVRGDDVFLVQSTSPPANHNLMEMFIIIDALRRASAKRITAVIPFYGYARQDRKDQPRVPITAKLVANLLVAAGANRILTMDLHAQQIQGFFDIPVDHLYAAPVMYNYIQSKNISKLVVASPDVGGVKMAYAYAQVLETDLAIVAKRRTSAYEVESMAVIGSVRNKNVLLVDDLTETAGTLTAAAALLRKKGAGKIFACVSHAILNDVGVKRLQKSDIDELITTDSVCRPAVKGVNIVTLSVAGLLGEAIKRIAGNQSVTSLFEFKGGRTS
- a CDS encoding 50S ribosomal protein L25; the encoded protein is MKSVSLTAYPRSLERRGGTKKLRTTGRVPAVIYGRQTQPQNLEIKSKEIEDLLHHSVSENLLLDLAVEGDARAKRLAMLREVQHHPLSGKILHVDLHEVLETEKVTAQVPVETTGEAAGVKNGGGILEHVLFKLKVRALPKDLPETIVIDVSHLEIGKAVHIGEVKAPAGVEILGDKHIPVVAVAAPMTEAEAAAAEAVTTEAVAGEVEMIKEKKEDGVEGAAPAAKGEKAPAEKAAAGADKGAAKPAAGAKPAAAAAKPAEKKK